Sequence from the Streptomyces sp. R33 genome:
CACGCCCTCACCCGCTCGGGCCTCCAGGTGGAGTCCGTGGGGCTGGCCCTCGCCACAGCCGAAGCAGTGCTCGTAGTGCGCACCGAGCAGCTCGCCGGGTGCCGGGGCGTCGGGGTGCCGGACCGGCGCGGCGGCATCGGCCGGGGGCGTCAGCGTTGTGTTTCGTCCACTCACAGCCGCTGACCTTACCCGCGCCGCTACCCGTGGGTCGCCTCGTGGCAGGCTTGGTGCCATGCAGCTCTCCCCCGCGCACCACGACGAACGTCTGACCGCCCCCCGCTCGTGGTGGGCCATCGCCGTACTCATCGGTCTCGCGTGCGCGTTGATGCTGCTGCCGCTTGGCACGCTGCCGCTGCTGGCCGGGCTGGTCGGGGGCACGGCGCTGGCCGGGATGGTGGTGAGTTCGTACGGCTCCGCGCGCGTGCGCGTGGTGAACGGTGCGCTGGCGGCCGGCGAGGCCCGGATCCCGGTGGCGGCCCTGGGCGAGCCCGAGGTGCTGGAGCCGGAGGAGGCGCGCGCCTGGCGCACGTACAAGGCGGACACGCGCGCCTTCATGCTGCTGCGCAGCTACGTCCCGACGGCGGTGCGCATCCCGATCACCGATCCCGAGGACCCGACCCCGTACGCGTACGTCTCCACCCGGGAGCCGCAGGCCCTGGCCTCGGCGATC
This genomic interval carries:
- a CDS encoding DUF3093 domain-containing protein, with the protein product MQLSPAHHDERLTAPRSWWAIAVLIGLACALMLLPLGTLPLLAGLVGGTALAGMVVSSYGSARVRVVNGALAAGEARIPVAALGEPEVLEPEEARAWRTYKADTRAFMLLRSYVPTAVRIPITDPEDPTPYAYVSTREPQALASAIRSAKG